The sequence below is a genomic window from Ignavibacteriales bacterium.
ACAAAAAGTAAATATAGAACGAGGGGCAAATCATGTTGTAACTTTTGAACTGGAAGGTTATGAAGTTTATGAAACGCAGGTAACAAGAAAAATATCTTTCTGGTTTTGGGGTAATGTATTAAACGGATTTATTCCCGGAATGACGATAGATATGTTCACCGGTGCTATGTATAATTTATTACCTGAAAAAATGGAAGTTGAATTAAGCCCTGCAAAAGTAGAAACAACAAAAAAGAAAAGATAGATACCCTAAAGCGGGATTTTAATATGGAAACAATAACGTGGTCTAAAAATTATGAAACAGGTCATCCAATTGTGGATGGACAGCATAAAAAATTGTTCGTACTTATCAATAATATTAATGCGGGCATTTCTGAGAAAAAATCAAAAGATATGCTACTTGAGATAATTGATGGATTATCAGCATATGTAGAAACTCATTTTAAAACTGAAGAAGACCTGATGATTTCCGCAAATTATCCGGATTATCCAACTCACAAGCAAGAACACGATAGCCTTCGTGATCAAGCAGGAAAACTTATTCAATTATTTAAGCTTGATAAAGTCGATTTAACAGCAACCATCTCCAAGTTCCTTTCCGATTGGTTAAAACATCACATAAATGAAATTGATATTAAGATGATTAAGTGGGTTCAGGAACAGGAAAAAAAGAATTGAATATTCTTTACGCTACTAAATTCCACTTCTATTTTATACCTTGCCTCCAATATTCTGTCCAATTATTTTAACGTCTCATTGAGATTTGCTAAAAATCTTAAATAATTTTCTTATATACATTTGTATATTTGGCCTGCTATTTTATTAATAATCTTCCGGAGTGCTTCAATGAAATCAAATATCTTTAAGAAAGCATTTTTACTTTTTTCCATTTTATGCATTACTGCAATTAATGCTCAATCTGATTTTAAATTGGATTATGAGAAATATGTACTGTCGAATGGACTACAAGTAATTCTACACCAAGACAAATCAGATCCTATTACCGCTGTTTCGATTCAATATCACGTTGGATCAAATAGAGAAATACCTGGTAAAACCGGATTTGCGCATTTGTTTGAACACATAATGTTCCAGGAATCACAGCACGTTCCACAAGATCAATTTTTTAAGCTTATTCAGGGTAATGGCGGGACATTAAACGGCGGAACCTGGCAGGATGGAACAATGTATTTTGAAATCGTTCCTAATAGCGCTCTTGAGTTAGCACTTTGGCTAGAATCCGATAGAATGGGATATATGCTGCCAACCGTTACTTATGATGCTTTCTTAAATCAACAACAGGTAGTGCAGAATGAAAAAAGACAGAATTATGATAATAGACCATACGGGCAAACAAGTTTTGTTATCGGCAAATTACTTTATCCGGAAGGTCATCCATATAATTGGACAACAATTGGCTCACTTGAAGATTTACAAAATGCTTCCTTAAAGGATGTTCATGATTTTTATACCAAATGGTACGGACCAAATAATGCAACGCTTGTGGTTGCAGGTGATTTTGATGTTGAACAAACAAAACAATGGATTGAAAAATATTTTGGTGAAATAAAACCATCAAAACCGGTTGAACCATTAAAACCACAGCTTGTAAAATTGGATGCCTTTAAACGCGCTTCTTACGAGGATAATTTTGCACAATCTCCGGAACTTACAATGCTTTTTCCTACAGTTGAACAATTTACAGATGATAGTTATGCATTAGATGTATTATCAGATTTGATTGGACGAGGAAAAAAATCACCCCTCTATAAAATTGTAGTTGAAGATAAAAAACTTGCACCATCTGTTATGGCTTATAATAACAGTAGTGAAGTTGCAGGTGATTTTAGAATTCGCATTAGAACCTTTCCAAACAAAAATTTAACTGATGTTGAAAACGCAATCAAAGAAGCATTTGCAAAATTTGAAAAAGATGGTTTTACAGAAAAAGATCTGGCAAGAACTAAGGCCGGAATTGAAACTAAATTTTATAATGGAATCTCAAGCGTGCTTGGAAAATCAAGACAGTTAGCAAGTTACAATGTTTTTGCAGGTTCTCCGGATTTTCTTAATAAAGATTTAAGTAGCAGCCTTGCCGTTACATCTAAAGATGTTTGGCGCGTTTATAACAAATACATAAAAGATCAAAAGTATGTTCTAGTAAGTTTTGTACCGAAAGGTAAAATAGAACTTGTAGCAGAAAATTCAACTCCATTTCAGATTGCAGGTGATAATATAAAATCTTATTCGGATGATGAAAAAGTAGCAATCAAAAATAAACCGGAAAATTTAGTTAAGGTTGATAAAATCGAATCAAAGTATGATCGCTCCAATCAACCTGTTAATGGTGCTGATCCTTTGCTTAAAGAACAGAATATCTGGAGTGATGATTTATCAAACGGAATAAAAGTTTTTGGAATTGAGCAGACTGAATTACCGTTAGTTGATTTTCAAATTACGATTGACGGCGGTTTGCTTTTAGATGATATTAATAAAGTTGGAGCTGCAAATTTAGTAAGTGGTATGTTGATGCAAGGCACAAAAAATAAAAATCCACTCGAATTAGAACAGGCGATAGAAGATTTAGGATCAAATATAAATTTATACACAACAGATGATGCAATTGTAGTTCGTGGTAACTGTCTATCCACAAAATTTGCAGAAACAGTTAATCTTGTTGAAGAGATAATGTTTGACCCGCGCTGGGATGAAAAAGAGTTTGCAAGATTAAAAGATGAGACAATTGAAGGCATAAAAAGAAATAAAACTTCAGCAAGCGCAACTGCATCATTAGTATTTTCAAAACTTATTTATGGTGATGATAATATTTTATCAAAAAATACTGCAGGTACTGAAGAATCAGTTACTTTATTAACTTTAGATGATCTTAAAAACTATTACACAAAAAGTTTTGCTCCACAAAACTCAAACATTACAATCGCTGGTAATGTTGGTAAAGATGATGTTATGAAAGTTTTTAAGGATTTAGAAAACAAATGGATAAAAACTGATGTAACAGTTCCAACGCCTAAAACCTTTAATGAAATTGGTGCATCTAAAGTTTACTTTGCTGATTTTCCTGGTGCTAAACAATCAGAGATCAGAATTGGTAATTTAGGATTGGCCTATACTGATCCCGATTATTTTAAAGTGACTGTTATGAATTACAAACTTGGTGGTAGCTTTAACGGAATTGTTAACTTGATTTTAAGAGAAGAAAAAGGATACACTTACGGTGCAAGAACCGGTTTTACGGGTTCAGAATATCCTGGTTACTTTGTTGCTTCTGCAGGCGTTCAATCAAATGCAACTTTAGAATCAGTACAAATATTTAAAGATGAGATCACAAAGTACAGAGAAGGAATTTCTACAGAAGATTTGCAATTCACAAAAGATGCACTTATCAAATCAAATGCACTCCGTTTTGAAACTATTGGAGCATTACGTGGAATGTTAGGACAAATTGCAAAGTATAATCTGCCTTACGATTATGTTAAAGATCAAGAAAAACAAATTGCTAACATGAGTCAGGATGAATTAAAAAATCTTTCTCAAAAATATCTACATCCTGATAAAATGATTTATTTAATCGTTGGTGATAAAGAAACACAAATGGAAAATCTAAAACAACTCGGCTTCGGCGTTCCAATACTTTTGGATAAGGATGGAAATAAGATTATTAATTAATTATTTATTTATTTATTTGTGTCTTAATATTATAGTTTTCTAAAAAATTATATACGAGAAATTATCATTCCAACGAAAGTGGAAATCCACTTTGTTTATATGTACTCGTTTCCCGTTTTCACAGGAATGATATAATAATTTCATTTTTTGAGAAAGTCTTTCGTGACTTAAAATGTGTTTAATATTTTAGTATAATATTCTCAAAATTATTTAGGATAATAAAATGGTTTTACTGCATAGATTAAAAAGAACTCCTGTAGTTTTAATTCTGGTTACAATTTTATTGTTTACTCAGAGTTACTTTGCACAGAATCAAGATGTTGCAAAGATTTCAGTAAAAGATAATTCAATTAAAATAAAACAGGGTGAACAGGTTTCAGTTGAAATCTTATTAACAATTAATTCAGGCTGGCATATAAACTCCAACAAACCTAATGATGAATTTTTAATCCCTAGCGTAATAACTACAAAAAGTGATGGTTTAAAATTAGTAGAAGTTAAATATCCAAAAGCACACGAATTAAAATTATCTTTTTCTGATGAACCGGTTTCAGTTTATGAAGCAACAACTACTGCAATTCTAACTTTGAAGCCAAACAAAGATGCAACGATTGGAAAACACAAATTAGTTATTACACTTGAATATCAGGCTTGTAATGACATTTCCTGTATGCCGCTAAATGAAACATCAGTTGAAATTGAGATTGAAATTTTAGAAAACAATAAATTAACTGATAATGACACTTCTAAATCTCAGTCGAACATAATTGAAACTAATGATTCAGTTAGCAGTTTTGATCAGCTAGTTAATAACACAAAAAATGAAATATCAACAAATGATAAAAGCGATAGTGGATCCATTGCATCCACATTAGAAAACAGTGGAATATTTTTAAGTTTGATTTTTGTTTTTCTAGCAGGATTGGCATTAAATCTTACACCTTGTGTTTATCCACTAATCCCAATAACAATAGGATATTTTGGCGGACAGTCAGAAGGGAAGACAAGTAGATTAGTAATGCTTGGATTACTTTATATGCTTGGAATGGCGCTAACTTATTCAGTAGTTGGAGTTGTAACTTCCTTAAGTGGAGCTGTATTTGGAACGTTGCTTCAAAATCCCATTGTGATCACAGGTATCGCAATACTATTTGTTGTATTAGCTTTAAGTCAATTCGGTGTTTATGAATTTAAACTCCCAGATTCCTGGGTAATGAAAGCTGGCGGCGCAAAAGGTGGCGCGTTTGGTGCTTTTTTTATGGGATTAACAATGGGTATTGTTGCGGCACCTTGTATTGGTCCTTTTGTGCTTGGATTAGTTACATACGTTGCAGCAAAAGGTGATCCGCTTTATGGATTTTTAATGTTCTTTGTTCTAGCTCTTGGATTAGGATTTCCATATTTACTGCTAGCAATATTTTCTGGTAAGATTAAAAGTCTACCACGCGCCGGTTTATGGATGGAAGGTGTAAAACATATTTTTGGTTTTCTCTTAATTGGAATGGCGATTTATTTTATAGATCCTATTTTACCAAAAGGAATTCAAGGTTACTTGCTTCCGATATTCGGAATTATTGCTGCAATCATTTTGCTATTTTTTGATAAAACCGCAAATGATGCAAAGGGATTTAGAATGTTTAAAACGACTTTCTCTGTAATAGTTTTATCTGTTTCAACTTACGCATTAATTCCAAGTGAAAATTTGGAACCGGAATGGAAAAAATTCAACATAAAAAATTATGAAGCGTCTTTAACTAACAATGAAAGGATGGTTATAGATTTTTATGCTGATTGGTGTATTCCGTGTAAAGAATTAGACGCTTTGACTTTTTCGGATAAAAGAGTTTTAAAAGAATTTGAACGCTTTACTGTATATAAATCTGATCAAACTAAAAATGATGATACAAACGAACAGTTACGAAAAAGATTTAATATAATTGGTATGCCCACTGTAATAATAATTGATTCTAAAGGAAATGAAATAAAAAGACTTACCGGTTTTGTAAATGCAGATGAATTTTTAACCTATGTAGAAAAAGTGAAATAATGATAGGAATTTATTGTCTCACTAATAAAGGGAGCTTTTGCTCCCTTTATTTTTACTTTTTAAGAACTAATGTTGTCTAAAAGTCGTAATTAAAAAGAACTGTTAGGTATCGATTAATTAATAATGTTATTACTATGGATTAGATTTGTCTTTATTTGTTCAATTAATTTATCATTAAATGAATAAAAAAATATTTATAAAAATATTAATTACGTTTGTAATAGTAACAATACTTTTTGTATTCCAAACAATTCCCTATAATATTGATACTTTCTTGTTTTCTAATTTTAATAGAATTTCCGGTGAAAAGCAGCCTGATACATCTATTGTAATTATTCACATAAATTCCCAGGATATTGAACAGTTAGGCCCCTGGCCACTTAAAAGAAGTTACTATGCCTTATTAATCAACAATCTATCCAAATACGGAGTTAAAAAAATTGGACTTGAAGTTTTCTTGAGTTCAAAGTTTGTTTCACAGGCTGTCTATGACAATGTTCTTCAACGAGAGATTAGCAAAGCAAATAATGTTGTTATTAGCTCAATTGCGGGAAATTTGAAAAGAGAGAATGATGTATATACTACTGATTCTTTAAGTTTCCCGAGTCCTAAACTAATAAATGAACAAATTCCAACAGGGCATCTCAACTACTTTCAAGATGGTGGAATTGAAATCCCTTTGCAAATATTAAATCAGAATAAAATTGAGAAAGCTTTTTGTCTAAGTCTTCTAAGTGAACAAACAGAATATCCAAATAAAATAAAAGTTAATTTTATATCCTCCTGGAATAAATTTACGAATTATTCTCTGGTAGAATTTATACAAATGCTGCAATCGAATAGTGAAATGCTACTTCGACTTAGAGATAAGATTATACTAATCGGAATAAGTGATCCACAATTAGCTGCTTCATTTACTACAACATTTGATGAACAATTACCCGGAGTTGCACTGCACGCTTTTGCTTTGGATAATCTTTTAAATAAAAGATATATAATTGATTCTTATTATAACTGGTCAAAGTATTTATTAATCTTAATCGCATTTTTATTTGTAATATTTCAACTGAACAGCAAAAAGTTTTTAAGTCATAATGTTATTTTAATTTTTTTCTCTTTGTTAATAACATTTATGTTTTACAGATTATTCTTTATAGAAATTGCTTATTCATTTTTATTGATACCCTTAGTATTTGTCTTAGCTTCTGACATCTATTTCTATATCATTGAAAAGAAAAATCAATTAGCAGGATTTTATGATGAATCTGAGTTATTAAAAAATCTTCTTACTGAAAAAGAAAGAAAACTTTCAACTTTAGAAAGAGAATTAAATTATGCATCTGAACAAAAAACAGGAAAGTTGTTAGAGAAAATTGAAGGATTGAAAGGAGATATTGATAAGCTAAAAGAAAATGAAAACGATCAGAAGGAAGCAGAGTTAAGTGAAATAAATAATTCGGAAAACTTTTTAGGTCTGATTTATAGATCAACAAAGATGAAAAATGTTGTCGATTTAGTTAAGAAATCGGCACCAACAGATGCGACAATACTTATAACAGGTGAAAGTGGAACGGGAAAAGAATTAGTGGCAAAAGCCCTTCATACATTAAGCAATCGAAAAGATAAAAAGTTCATCGCAATAAATTGTGCAGCACTCACTGAATCTCTATTGGAAAGTGAATTGTTCGGTCATGTGAGGGGAGCTTTTACAGGAGCCATTTCAGATAAAGAGGGAAAATTTGAATCAGCGAATAAAGGCACAATATTTTTGGATGAGATTGGTGAAACATCAGAAAATTTTCAGGTTAAGCTTTTGAGAGTTCTTCAATCAGGTGAATATGATAAAGTGGGGTCTGTTGATGTTGCTATAACAGATGTGCGTGTTATTTCTGCTACAAATAAAGACCTTAAACAATTGATTAAAGAAAAGAAGTTTAGGGAGGATCTATATTATCGGCTAAACGTTATTAATATCAATTTACCAGCATTACGAGAAAGAAAAGAAGATATAGAAACAATAGCAGCATATTTCTGTGAAAGTAGCGATAAAAAATATAAACTTTCTTTGGCTGTATTAAAATCTTTTAATGAATATGATTGGCCGGGAAATGTAAGAGAATTGGAATCAGCCATTAGCAGAGCAAAAGTTTTTTGCGATGCAAGCAACAGAAATCTAATTCAACTAAATGATTTACCTGTTGAGATGGTGAAAAGTGCTAGATTAAATTTTGAAGATCTTGTTATTGAATCATTAAGAAATAAATATTTTTCACACTCTTCTATAAACGAAACTGCAAAAGAGTTAGGAAATGTTAGCAGAACTCTTGTTGCTGAAAATTTTAGAGGACTTTCTCTAAAAATTTTATGTGAAAATAATTTTAATGAACAGAAAGCTATTTTATCAATCGCCGCAAGCAATAATGAAGAAGTATTAGTTCGTGTAAAATCTAAATTGGATACCTGGTTAGTAAATATTAGAAAAGATGTTGAAGTGAATCGAAATTTCTCGTTTGATGAATTAAAATTAAAATTAAACTCTAAGTATAAAAACCTTCCGCAAAAATATCATAAATATCTTGATGAAGTAATTAAACATTTCCTAAATCAGATTTAATATTATTTATTAATTAATTTTTTATTTATTTGATCAATCTTATCAATAACTCTATTCTTTTGCTCAGCATTTAACTGAAGTGATTTTATTTCAACATACTCATCCAAAGATTCTTCATATAAACCATGTTCAAACAAAAGATCAGCAAAATAAATTCTGGTGTCTGCGTCTTTTTTTGTATCCGGATATTTTCTATAAACTTCTTTTGCAGTGATAATAGCAGATTCCTTCATTCCATTTTCTGCAAGTTGCCTTGCTCCATTTATTCTTTTTATTCCAAAATCGTTGGACTTTAGTACCGTGAGAGTTTCGTTAGATAGTTTACTACCATAAACTGCGGTGTTATCTGATTTATTGTTTTCTTTTTTTCTAGGTGTGTCCATAACACTTTCCATTGCCAAAGCCAGTACCAATTCATCCAAACTCATTTTTCTGATATTAGAAACAGTAATAGCTGAAGATTCTTTCAGAGTAAATGATATTCCCTCACTTCTAACAGTAAATGATGAATTTTTATCTGTGCTGATTATTGTATTTTCATTCAATTGCATTTTTGCTTTAACTGGTTGCCATGTTTCGCTACCACTGGTCAGCATTTTTACAGTCCCCATAATTTTTTCAATCTGAAAAGATTGAGAGTAACTTATTGTTACACTAATCAAATAAATCAAAATAAACTTTTTCATAGAATTACTTTCAAGAATTAATTCACATCAATTATTTCAACTTTACCATTAACTAACCCGAATTGATTAATTGCTTCAGTTTGAAATTTCTCTGACGCAATGTTCCAGGCATTTTCAAAATTGGAAAGGGAAGTTGTCTCGACCGGAACCCAAACTTCATCATTTCCGGATTCATTTTTTCTTATAAAATATTTTGTATCATTTTCTGAAATAAGTAAAGCTTGTTGAGGTGTAAGCTTTGTATTAAACATTAAATTTACGTGTCTGCTAGCGTCAGTAGTTTTATAATCAACCAGAGCTGTTTCGATTCCAATACTTTCTAATAAGGAGCTATAGCA
It includes:
- a CDS encoding PEGA domain-containing protein, producing the protein MKKSFIILSIGILLLGFNACSTIMHSTTQEVEFISNPPNANISIDGMKFGTSPQKVNIERGANHVVTFELEGYEVYETQVTRKISFWFWGNVLNGFIPGMTIDMFTGAMYNLLPEKMEVELSPAKVETTKKKR
- a CDS encoding hemerythrin family protein — encoded protein: METITWSKNYETGHPIVDGQHKKLFVLINNINAGISEKKSKDMLLEIIDGLSAYVETHFKTEEDLMISANYPDYPTHKQEHDSLRDQAGKLIQLFKLDKVDLTATISKFLSDWLKHHINEIDIKMIKWVQEQEKKN
- a CDS encoding insulinase family protein — translated: MKSNIFKKAFLLFSILCITAINAQSDFKLDYEKYVLSNGLQVILHQDKSDPITAVSIQYHVGSNREIPGKTGFAHLFEHIMFQESQHVPQDQFFKLIQGNGGTLNGGTWQDGTMYFEIVPNSALELALWLESDRMGYMLPTVTYDAFLNQQQVVQNEKRQNYDNRPYGQTSFVIGKLLYPEGHPYNWTTIGSLEDLQNASLKDVHDFYTKWYGPNNATLVVAGDFDVEQTKQWIEKYFGEIKPSKPVEPLKPQLVKLDAFKRASYEDNFAQSPELTMLFPTVEQFTDDSYALDVLSDLIGRGKKSPLYKIVVEDKKLAPSVMAYNNSSEVAGDFRIRIRTFPNKNLTDVENAIKEAFAKFEKDGFTEKDLARTKAGIETKFYNGISSVLGKSRQLASYNVFAGSPDFLNKDLSSSLAVTSKDVWRVYNKYIKDQKYVLVSFVPKGKIELVAENSTPFQIAGDNIKSYSDDEKVAIKNKPENLVKVDKIESKYDRSNQPVNGADPLLKEQNIWSDDLSNGIKVFGIEQTELPLVDFQITIDGGLLLDDINKVGAANLVSGMLMQGTKNKNPLELEQAIEDLGSNINLYTTDDAIVVRGNCLSTKFAETVNLVEEIMFDPRWDEKEFARLKDETIEGIKRNKTSASATASLVFSKLIYGDDNILSKNTAGTEESVTLLTLDDLKNYYTKSFAPQNSNITIAGNVGKDDVMKVFKDLENKWIKTDVTVPTPKTFNEIGASKVYFADFPGAKQSEIRIGNLGLAYTDPDYFKVTVMNYKLGGSFNGIVNLILREEKGYTYGARTGFTGSEYPGYFVASAGVQSNATLESVQIFKDEITKYREGISTEDLQFTKDALIKSNALRFETIGALRGMLGQIAKYNLPYDYVKDQEKQIANMSQDELKNLSQKYLHPDKMIYLIVGDKETQMENLKQLGFGVPILLDKDGNKIIN
- the dsbD gene encoding protein-disulfide reductase DsbD, yielding MVLLHRLKRTPVVLILVTILLFTQSYFAQNQDVAKISVKDNSIKIKQGEQVSVEILLTINSGWHINSNKPNDEFLIPSVITTKSDGLKLVEVKYPKAHELKLSFSDEPVSVYEATTTAILTLKPNKDATIGKHKLVITLEYQACNDISCMPLNETSVEIEIEILENNKLTDNDTSKSQSNIIETNDSVSSFDQLVNNTKNEISTNDKSDSGSIASTLENSGIFLSLIFVFLAGLALNLTPCVYPLIPITIGYFGGQSEGKTSRLVMLGLLYMLGMALTYSVVGVVTSLSGAVFGTLLQNPIVITGIAILFVVLALSQFGVYEFKLPDSWVMKAGGAKGGAFGAFFMGLTMGIVAAPCIGPFVLGLVTYVAAKGDPLYGFLMFFVLALGLGFPYLLLAIFSGKIKSLPRAGLWMEGVKHIFGFLLIGMAIYFIDPILPKGIQGYLLPIFGIIAAIILLFFDKTANDAKGFRMFKTTFSVIVLSVSTYALIPSENLEPEWKKFNIKNYEASLTNNERMVIDFYADWCIPCKELDALTFSDKRVLKEFERFTVYKSDQTKNDDTNEQLRKRFNIIGMPTVIIIDSKGNEIKRLTGFVNADEFLTYVEKVK
- a CDS encoding sigma 54-interacting transcriptional regulator; the protein is MNKKIFIKILITFVIVTILFVFQTIPYNIDTFLFSNFNRISGEKQPDTSIVIIHINSQDIEQLGPWPLKRSYYALLINNLSKYGVKKIGLEVFLSSKFVSQAVYDNVLQREISKANNVVISSIAGNLKRENDVYTTDSLSFPSPKLINEQIPTGHLNYFQDGGIEIPLQILNQNKIEKAFCLSLLSEQTEYPNKIKVNFISSWNKFTNYSLVEFIQMLQSNSEMLLRLRDKIILIGISDPQLAASFTTTFDEQLPGVALHAFALDNLLNKRYIIDSYYNWSKYLLILIAFLFVIFQLNSKKFLSHNVILIFFSLLITFMFYRLFFIEIAYSFLLIPLVFVLASDIYFYIIEKKNQLAGFYDESELLKNLLTEKERKLSTLERELNYASEQKTGKLLEKIEGLKGDIDKLKENENDQKEAELSEINNSENFLGLIYRSTKMKNVVDLVKKSAPTDATILITGESGTGKELVAKALHTLSNRKDKKFIAINCAALTESLLESELFGHVRGAFTGAISDKEGKFESANKGTIFLDEIGETSENFQVKLLRVLQSGEYDKVGSVDVAITDVRVISATNKDLKQLIKEKKFREDLYYRLNVININLPALRERKEDIETIAAYFCESSDKKYKLSLAVLKSFNEYDWPGNVRELESAISRAKVFCDASNRNLIQLNDLPVEMVKSARLNFEDLVIESLRNKYFSHSSINETAKELGNVSRTLVAENFRGLSLKILCENNFNEQKAILSIAASNNEEVLVRVKSKLDTWLVNIRKDVEVNRNFSFDELKLKLNSKYKNLPQKYHKYLDEVIKHFLNQI